Proteins encoded by one window of Deinococcus yavapaiensis KR-236:
- a CDS encoding APC family permease: MTTRTSPLMTRVKRWMLGQETQEVEGPYEKEQEARHHTQPWWKVMCLTGVDYFSTLGYQPGIAALAAGALSPFATLVLVLVTLFGALPMYRRVAEASPHGDGSISMLEKLLKRWQSKGLVLILLGFVATGFIITITLSAADATAHVIENPFLSAYLEGFNVPITLLLIALLGGVFLKGFKEAVGIAVGIVALYLLLNVVVLFVGLREVLTHPAVFSNWQSLLTAKYASPLSMIGAALLVFPRLALGLSGFETGVVVMPLVQGDKGDTSERPVGRIRNTKLLLTTAALIMSVLLIGSSLVTTLLIPAAAFQPGGEANGRALAFLAHDLLGDGFGTVYDISTIMILWFAGASAMAGLLNIVPRYLPRYGMAPEWARVTRPLVLIYTGICFFETILFRADVTAQAAAYATGVLVLMGSASIAVTLSALRSRRRGPTLWFGLVSAIFAYTLIVTFLEDLSGLRIGLLFIATVIFVSILSRVRRSTELRAERVDVDEKARALLAEAASRGTIRFIANQLDAGDVAEYTEKEHEVRIETHLPSSDPVIFLEVQVADPSEFADVLEVRGVEVGPYKILRVESSAVPNAIAAFMLWVRDHYGTVPHIYFQWIEQSPVSAAVRFLVFGEGDIAPLTHEILRQAETREERRPVVHVGG, from the coding sequence ATGACGACGAGAACTTCACCGCTGATGACGCGCGTCAAGCGCTGGATGCTCGGCCAAGAGACGCAGGAAGTCGAAGGGCCGTACGAGAAGGAGCAGGAGGCGCGACATCACACCCAGCCGTGGTGGAAGGTCATGTGCCTCACGGGCGTCGACTACTTCTCCACCCTCGGCTACCAACCTGGCATCGCCGCGCTCGCCGCCGGAGCGCTCAGTCCCTTCGCGACGCTCGTGCTGGTGCTCGTGACCCTCTTCGGCGCCTTGCCGATGTATCGCCGCGTAGCGGAAGCCAGTCCGCACGGCGACGGCTCCATCTCCATGCTGGAAAAGCTGCTCAAACGCTGGCAAAGCAAAGGCCTCGTGCTGATCCTGCTCGGATTCGTGGCAACGGGCTTCATCATCACCATCACGCTCTCGGCGGCGGACGCGACGGCACACGTCATCGAAAACCCTTTCCTCAGCGCGTACTTGGAGGGCTTCAACGTTCCGATCACCTTGTTGTTGATCGCGCTGCTCGGAGGGGTCTTCCTCAAAGGATTCAAGGAGGCCGTCGGCATCGCCGTGGGAATCGTGGCGTTGTATCTGCTGCTCAACGTCGTCGTGCTCTTCGTGGGCCTGCGCGAAGTCCTGACGCACCCGGCCGTGTTCTCGAATTGGCAGAGCCTCCTGACGGCGAAGTACGCGTCACCGCTCTCGATGATCGGCGCGGCCCTGCTCGTCTTTCCGCGCCTCGCGCTGGGTCTCTCGGGCTTCGAGACGGGCGTCGTCGTGATGCCGCTCGTGCAAGGCGACAAGGGAGACACGAGCGAGCGTCCCGTCGGCCGTATTCGCAACACGAAGCTGCTCCTCACGACGGCCGCCCTCATCATGAGCGTCCTCCTGATCGGGTCGTCGCTCGTGACGACCCTGTTGATTCCGGCGGCGGCCTTTCAACCGGGCGGCGAGGCGAACGGTCGCGCCCTCGCGTTCCTCGCGCACGATCTGCTCGGCGACGGCTTCGGCACGGTGTACGACATCTCCACGATCATGATCTTGTGGTTCGCGGGCGCCTCGGCGATGGCGGGCCTCTTGAACATCGTGCCGCGTTACTTGCCGCGCTACGGCATGGCGCCCGAGTGGGCGCGCGTCACGCGGCCCCTCGTGCTGATCTACACCGGCATCTGCTTTTTCGAGACGATCTTGTTTCGCGCGGACGTCACGGCCCAGGCGGCCGCGTACGCGACCGGGGTGCTCGTCTTGATGGGGAGCGCGTCCATCGCCGTGACCCTCTCGGCGTTGCGGTCTCGTCGCCGTGGTCCGACGTTGTGGTTCGGTCTCGTCTCCGCGATCTTCGCGTACACGCTCATCGTGACGTTCCTCGAGGATCTCAGCGGCCTTCGCATCGGTTTGCTGTTCATCGCGACCGTGATCTTCGTGTCGATCCTGTCGCGCGTGCGCCGCTCGACGGAGCTTCGCGCCGAGCGCGTGGACGTCGACGAGAAGGCGCGCGCGTTGCTCGCCGAGGCGGCCTCGCGCGGCACCATCCGCTTCATCGCCAATCAACTCGACGCGGGCGACGTCGCCGAGTACACCGAGAAGGAGCACGAGGTGCGCATCGAGACGCACTTGCCGTCGAGCGACCCGGTGATCTTCTTGGAAGTCCAAGTCGCCGACCCGAGCGAATTCGCCGACGTGCTGGAAGTGCGCGGCGTGGAAGTCGGACCGTACAAGATCTTGCGCGTGGAGTCGAGCGCCGTGCCAAACGCCATCGCCGCGTTCATGCTGTGGGTGCGCGACCATTACGGCACGGTGCCGCACATCTACTTTCAGTGGATCGAGCAAAGCCCCGTGTCGGCGGCCGTTCGCTTCCTCGTGTTCGGCGAAGGCGACATCGCGCCCCTCACGCACGAGATCCTGCGTCAAGCCGAAACGCGAGAGGAGCGCCGCCCCGTCGTGCACGTGGGCGGATAG
- a CDS encoding universal stress protein, whose translation MIHRLVLAVTHDASSQRAHRTAAAVAHAWKLDVREVPVRHAHELLSHVHPGDAVCVNGEGHVRHAHVMGESPLETLLRRTTVPVWVCAGESSVPSALTLAFHGQRKAYHAAEVAAHLALAHDLPVDVLVVREDDEDEVDEGDVQLAREELLARQVRTRDVFLESGDSARVLAAHTRPERLLVMGSYGDGSLLGFKLGHTVDAVLNGARGPVLLCP comes from the coding sequence ATGATTCACCGTCTCGTGCTCGCGGTCACGCACGACGCCTCGAGCCAACGGGCGCACCGAACGGCGGCGGCCGTCGCCCACGCGTGGAAGCTCGACGTGAGGGAAGTTCCCGTGAGGCACGCGCACGAGTTGTTGAGCCACGTCCATCCGGGCGACGCGGTGTGCGTGAACGGCGAAGGTCACGTTCGGCACGCGCACGTCATGGGAGAGTCGCCGTTGGAAACGCTGCTGCGCCGCACGACCGTCCCGGTGTGGGTCTGCGCTGGAGAAAGCTCGGTGCCGAGCGCGCTCACGCTCGCGTTCCACGGGCAGCGCAAGGCCTACCACGCGGCGGAAGTCGCCGCGCACCTCGCGCTCGCGCACGACTTGCCGGTGGACGTCTTGGTGGTGCGCGAAGACGACGAGGACGAAGTCGACGAGGGAGACGTCCAGCTGGCCCGAGAGGAACTGCTCGCGCGACAGGTGCGGACTCGCGACGTGTTCTTGGAATCCGGCGATTCGGCGCGGGTGCTCGCGGCACACACGCGGCCCGAACGATTGCTCGTCATGGGCAGTTACGGCGACGGTTCGCTGCTGGGCTTCAAGCTCGGGCACACGGTGGACGCCGTTTTGAACGGCGCGCGCGGGCCTGTGCTGTTGTGCCCGTGA
- a CDS encoding peptide chain release factor 3 — protein MDQLLHEIQRRRTFAIISHPDAGKTTITEKLLLYGGAIHEAGSVTAREGSSSTRSDWMSMEQQRGISISSSALTFEYQGHHVNLLDTPGHQDFSEDTYRTLTAADSALMVLDAARGVQAQTEKLFAVCRNRGIPILTFVNKMDRPAQDPFELLEQVEKTLAIRAVPLTWPIGDGPDFKGVYDLQAKQVLVFERVARGKTRAPVNVTSVGDPALAELIGPELHAKLQEDVDLIEGALPEFDQDEFLRGELTPVFFGSAITNFGVEHFLSKFVHLAPSPGPLETTSGALPPDTEFTGFIFKLQANMSKHHRDRTAFMRVASGKFERGMEVTHTRTGRKMRLSRAHTLFAQDRESVEEAFPGDIVGLVNPGVFRIGDVVSFSPKVQLASFPRFTPETFANVTMRDVTKRKAFHKGLEQLAEEGVVQVFYPTDGARDPLLGAVGPLQFEVFQHRLREEYNVDVELNVTSYQLVRWLAGDTSEVARFARNVEDDEGRPVMLFRSKYDLEYTQRNHPGIEFLPLPKNLTVV, from the coding sequence ATGGATCAACTTCTGCACGAAATTCAGCGTCGTCGCACCTTCGCGATCATCAGTCACCCGGACGCAGGCAAGACGACCATCACCGAAAAACTGTTGTTGTACGGAGGCGCCATTCACGAGGCGGGCAGCGTCACCGCCCGTGAAGGCTCGTCCTCGACCCGCTCGGACTGGATGAGCATGGAGCAGCAGCGCGGCATCTCCATCAGTTCGAGCGCCCTGACGTTCGAGTACCAAGGCCATCACGTCAACCTGCTCGACACGCCCGGGCACCAAGACTTCTCGGAGGACACGTACCGAACGCTCACCGCCGCCGACTCGGCCCTCATGGTGCTCGACGCGGCGCGGGGCGTGCAGGCGCAGACCGAGAAGTTGTTCGCGGTGTGCCGCAACCGTGGCATTCCGATCTTGACGTTCGTGAACAAGATGGACCGCCCGGCGCAAGATCCGTTCGAGTTGCTGGAGCAAGTCGAGAAGACCCTCGCGATTCGCGCGGTTCCGCTGACGTGGCCGATCGGGGACGGGCCCGACTTCAAGGGCGTGTACGATCTGCAAGCGAAGCAGGTGCTGGTGTTCGAGCGCGTGGCGCGCGGCAAGACGCGGGCGCCCGTGAACGTCACGAGCGTCGGTGATCCCGCGCTCGCCGAGCTCATCGGACCGGAGTTGCACGCGAAACTGCAAGAGGACGTCGACCTCATCGAAGGCGCCTTGCCCGAGTTCGATCAAGACGAGTTTCTGCGCGGCGAGCTCACGCCCGTCTTCTTCGGGTCGGCCATCACGAACTTCGGCGTGGAGCACTTCCTGTCGAAGTTCGTGCACCTCGCGCCGTCACCGGGCCCGCTGGAGACGACGAGCGGCGCCTTGCCGCCAGACACCGAGTTCACGGGGTTCATCTTCAAGCTTCAGGCGAACATGAGCAAGCATCACCGCGACCGCACGGCCTTCATGCGCGTCGCGAGCGGCAAGTTCGAGCGCGGCATGGAAGTGACGCACACCCGCACGGGCCGAAAGATGCGCCTGAGCCGCGCGCACACGCTGTTCGCCCAAGACCGCGAAAGCGTCGAGGAGGCTTTTCCGGGCGACATCGTCGGCTTGGTGAATCCCGGCGTGTTCCGCATCGGCGACGTCGTGAGCTTCAGCCCGAAAGTGCAGCTCGCGTCCTTTCCGCGCTTCACGCCCGAAACGTTCGCGAACGTCACGATGCGCGACGTCACGAAGCGCAAGGCCTTTCACAAGGGCTTGGAGCAACTCGCCGAGGAAGGCGTCGTGCAAGTGTTCTACCCGACGGACGGCGCCCGCGACCCGTTGCTCGGCGCGGTCGGGCCGTTGCAGTTCGAGGTGTTCCAGCATCGCCTCAGGGAAGAGTACAACGTGGACGTCGAGCTCAACGTCACGAGTTATCAACTCGTTCGTTGGCTCGCCGGGGACACGTCGGAGGTCGCGCGCTTCGCGAGAAACGTCGAGGACGACGAAGGCCGTCCCGTGATGCTCTTCCGTTCCAAGTACGACTTGGAGTACACGCAGAGGAACCATCCTGGCATCGAGTTCCTGCCGCTTCCCAAAAACCTCACGGTCGTGTAA
- a CDS encoding alpha/beta hydrolase — translation MAVRVSGRTAIFTPPPGAVGLLGDFTDWQKNPALPVTGGDISLELPRDSFTEYAWLGEDGKPFADPDNSVRTLNPWWPYPRGVEVGTYARHALWEGEAPHQQGHAHRLAWEGRVFPGTRRAYVYTPPFYDSARLYPVYYVQDGVAFLRTGKLGELMDKALARTLVQPAVLVFLEPGDRSEEYYLNDAYLDFLTDEVLPRIEGEYSVSREASGRGLWGASLGGLISLYLGAARPDLFSRVVAHSGAFIARPDERGRTNTTTAGEWLRERLEAAPPRHLRVSLDTGTLEWLLAPNRRMAAALADLDIPHQYREYQSGHNWVTWRQAAAEALLYMLSKA, via the coding sequence ATGGCTGTTCGCGTTTCTGGCCGCACCGCGATCTTCACTCCACCTCCGGGAGCCGTCGGGCTTCTCGGAGACTTCACCGATTGGCAGAAGAACCCCGCCCTTCCCGTGACGGGCGGCGATATTTCCCTGGAGTTGCCGCGCGACTCGTTCACGGAGTACGCGTGGCTCGGCGAGGACGGCAAGCCCTTCGCCGATCCCGACAATTCCGTGAGGACCTTGAATCCGTGGTGGCCGTATCCGCGCGGCGTCGAAGTCGGGACGTACGCACGACATGCTCTGTGGGAAGGTGAAGCGCCGCACCAACAAGGACACGCGCACCGCCTCGCGTGGGAAGGACGTGTCTTTCCCGGCACGCGCCGCGCTTACGTGTACACGCCGCCCTTCTACGATTCCGCGCGCCTCTATCCCGTGTACTACGTGCAAGACGGCGTGGCGTTCTTGCGAACGGGCAAGCTCGGCGAGCTCATGGACAAGGCGCTCGCGCGAACCCTCGTTCAACCTGCCGTGCTCGTCTTCCTGGAGCCTGGCGACCGCAGCGAGGAGTATTACCTCAACGACGCCTACCTCGACTTCCTCACGGACGAAGTCTTGCCGAGAATCGAAGGCGAGTACAGCGTGTCGCGCGAAGCGAGCGGACGCGGCCTTTGGGGCGCGTCGCTCGGCGGTCTCATCAGTTTGTACCTCGGCGCCGCCCGCCCCGACCTCTTCTCGCGGGTCGTGGCGCACTCGGGAGCGTTCATCGCTCGTCCGGACGAGCGTGGACGAACGAATACCACGACGGCGGGCGAGTGGCTGCGTGAACGCTTGGAAGCCGCGCCGCCCCGGCACCTGCGCGTCAGCCTCGACACGGGCACCCTGGAGTGGCTTCTCGCTCCGAATCGCCGTATGGCCGCCGCCCTCGCCGACCTCGACATTCCGCATCAGTACCGTGAGTATCAAAGCGGGCACAATTGGGTGACGTGGCGGCAAGCGGCGGCGGAAGCGTTGCTGTACATGCTGAGCAAAGCTTGA
- a CDS encoding peptidase C39 family protein produces MRRALLSFALLSGGFALTHALSAPVLTRHVLDLGTGRFESNVVEVALFTELVPSWNAAAPNGSSVTVEVRARVGARWTKYFSFGRWSEGDGRASVNGQQDADGDVLTDTLRLSGAANAFQYRVTTNGQASVRLVTFTTTNGRTEPSGTSNRAAWGKVLDVPPRTQLAFQGGDVWCSPTSVSMVLAYWGKNVTVPEAARGVFDPAWSNGGTGNWAFNAAYAGSLGFTAYATRFSSLADVERLVLAGVPSVLSVAWKAGELPSAFLPSTSGHVLVVVGFEQDGDVVVNDPYANSDAEVRRTYPRATFERLWLRASNGTAYVIVPLGKPL; encoded by the coding sequence ATGCGCCGTGCCCTGCTGTCCTTCGCCCTGCTCTCAGGAGGTTTTGCCTTGACTCACGCCTTGTCCGCTCCCGTCCTGACTCGTCACGTCCTCGACTTGGGAACGGGTCGCTTCGAATCGAACGTCGTGGAGGTCGCGCTGTTCACGGAACTCGTCCCGTCGTGGAACGCGGCGGCGCCCAACGGTTCGAGCGTCACGGTGGAGGTGCGCGCTCGCGTCGGAGCGCGTTGGACGAAGTACTTCTCGTTCGGTCGCTGGAGCGAAGGAGACGGCCGAGCGTCCGTGAACGGACAGCAGGACGCCGATGGAGACGTGCTGACGGACACGCTGCGCCTCTCGGGCGCTGCCAACGCGTTTCAGTACCGTGTGACCACGAACGGGCAAGCCAGCGTTCGCCTCGTGACGTTCACGACGACGAACGGGCGCACCGAACCGAGCGGCACGTCGAACCGAGCGGCGTGGGGCAAGGTCTTGGACGTTCCGCCGCGAACGCAACTCGCCTTCCAAGGAGGCGACGTCTGGTGCTCGCCGACGTCCGTCAGCATGGTCTTGGCGTACTGGGGTAAAAACGTCACCGTTCCCGAGGCGGCGCGCGGCGTCTTCGATCCGGCGTGGTCGAACGGCGGAACGGGCAATTGGGCGTTCAACGCGGCGTACGCGGGCTCGTTGGGCTTCACGGCGTACGCGACGCGCTTCTCGAGTCTCGCGGACGTCGAGCGGCTCGTCTTGGCGGGCGTGCCTTCCGTCTTGAGCGTCGCGTGGAAGGCGGGCGAGCTTCCGAGCGCGTTCCTGCCGTCCACGAGCGGGCACGTGCTCGTCGTGGTGGGCTTCGAGCAGGACGGTGACGTTGTCGTGAACGATCCGTACGCGAACTCCGACGCCGAGGTGCGCCGCACGTATCCTCGCGCGACCTTCGAGCGCTTGTGGTTGCGGGCGTCCAACGGCACGGCGTACGTTATCGTCCCGCTCGGCAAACCCCTCTGA
- the alaS gene encoding alanine--tRNA ligase: protein MTATRTLSTAEIREKYLAFFESKGHFRLPSHSIISPDTTTLFTVAGMQPFKPQFLGAAARFPGHEGEHKRITTTQKCVRIDDIENVGRTNRHNSLFEMLGNFSFGDYFKREAITWAWELLTSSEWLALDSSKLYVTVYKDDDEAFGIWTKEVGLPEDHVLRFDADENFWPADAPLKGPNGPCGPCSEIYYDRGPAFGSDTWAEYADTRESNRFLEIWNLVFPQYDRRDLAPDGTPVLADLPFKNIDTGMGLHRVAAILQDVPDFYGIDVFKLLIDKVVELSGRAYEGATSVSHRVIADHVRMVSMSVADGITLSNTGRGYTVRKVLRRASRHAYLLGLREPVLYRLVALVAETMGSAFPEIKTHQAAVEAAIKAEETRFLATLESGTARLDTLLGKIERGGVLSGEDAFTLYDTYGFPLDLTREIAEEFGVTIDEAGFDKSLEAAQERARAGSKYGKSELFGAVSEVLDEVLAANGPTKFVGYEELSVEGRVLAIVQGAEALSRLSAGSEAQVVLDTTPFYAEGGGEVGDRGWIEWSGGRGFVRDTKKTPSGLHLHDVLVEEGELTVEASVRAVVAPERQATERHHTATHLLHAALRAVLGSGVRQAGSLVAPERLRFDFTHGAALSPQEIREVERLVNAWIVADFPVRYAYMNIDEARTSGATALFGEKYGDVVRVVSVEGGVGFEDGLVTSKELCGGAHVTRTGEIGAFVIVSDENVAAGVRRVEALCGEAATKYVRDTLENVSRVAATLNTGVAGLGERVSGLQGQIKDLGGQIAALKRQLAQAQMGGGASSSVRDLGGFKVASLRLSGVEGNELRSAADDLLDKSGADLAVIAGDKGLVVKASKTAVSRGAHAGQLIGKLAAAGGGKGGGRPDMAQAGVQDADAALGALENALS, encoded by the coding sequence ATGACGGCTACGCGCACGCTTTCCACGGCGGAGATTCGCGAGAAGTACCTCGCGTTCTTCGAGTCCAAGGGGCACTTCCGTTTGCCCTCTCACAGCATCATCTCGCCGGACACGACGACCCTCTTTACGGTGGCCGGGATGCAGCCGTTCAAGCCCCAATTCCTGGGGGCGGCGGCGCGTTTTCCAGGGCACGAAGGCGAGCACAAGCGGATCACGACCACCCAGAAGTGCGTTCGCATCGACGACATCGAAAACGTCGGGCGCACGAATCGTCACAACTCGCTGTTCGAGATGCTCGGCAACTTCAGCTTCGGCGATTACTTCAAGCGCGAGGCGATCACGTGGGCTTGGGAGCTGCTGACGAGTTCGGAGTGGCTGGCCCTCGATTCGTCCAAGCTGTACGTGACGGTGTACAAGGACGACGACGAGGCCTTCGGCATCTGGACGAAGGAAGTCGGGCTGCCCGAAGATCACGTGCTGCGCTTCGACGCCGACGAGAACTTCTGGCCTGCCGACGCGCCCCTCAAAGGGCCGAACGGGCCGTGCGGGCCGTGCTCGGAAATCTACTACGACCGTGGGCCTGCCTTCGGAAGCGACACGTGGGCCGAGTACGCCGACACGCGCGAATCGAACCGCTTCCTGGAAATCTGGAACCTCGTGTTTCCGCAGTACGATCGCCGTGATTTGGCGCCGGACGGCACGCCCGTGCTGGCCGACTTGCCGTTCAAGAACATCGACACCGGGATGGGCCTTCACCGTGTCGCGGCGATTTTGCAAGACGTTCCGGATTTCTACGGCATCGACGTCTTCAAGCTCTTGATCGACAAGGTCGTGGAGCTCTCCGGAAGGGCGTACGAGGGCGCGACGTCCGTGTCACACCGCGTCATCGCCGACCACGTCCGCATGGTGAGCATGAGCGTCGCCGACGGCATCACCCTCAGCAACACGGGGCGCGGCTACACGGTGCGCAAGGTGCTGCGCCGCGCGTCGCGTCACGCGTACCTGCTCGGGCTTCGCGAGCCGGTTCTGTACCGACTCGTCGCGCTCGTCGCGGAGACGATGGGAAGCGCCTTCCCGGAGATCAAGACGCATCAAGCGGCGGTGGAGGCGGCGATCAAGGCCGAGGAGACGCGCTTCCTGGCGACGTTGGAGAGTGGAACGGCGCGGCTCGACACGCTGCTCGGCAAGATCGAGCGAGGCGGTGTCTTGAGCGGCGAGGACGCCTTCACCCTCTACGACACCTACGGCTTTCCGCTCGACCTGACGCGTGAAATCGCCGAGGAGTTCGGCGTGACGATCGACGAGGCGGGCTTCGACAAGTCCTTGGAGGCGGCGCAGGAGCGCGCGCGCGCGGGCAGCAAGTACGGCAAGAGCGAGCTGTTCGGCGCGGTGTCCGAGGTGCTGGACGAAGTGCTGGCCGCGAACGGCCCGACGAAGTTCGTGGGGTACGAAGAGCTGTCGGTCGAAGGTCGAGTGCTGGCGATCGTGCAGGGCGCCGAGGCGTTGTCGCGCCTCTCGGCGGGCAGTGAAGCGCAGGTCGTGCTGGACACGACGCCCTTCTACGCGGAGGGCGGAGGCGAAGTCGGCGACCGCGGTTGGATCGAATGGAGCGGGGGGCGGGGATTCGTGCGTGACACGAAAAAGACGCCGAGCGGGCTGCATCTGCATGACGTGCTCGTGGAGGAAGGCGAGCTGACGGTCGAGGCGAGCGTGCGCGCCGTCGTGGCGCCCGAGCGTCAGGCGACGGAGCGGCATCACACGGCGACGCACCTGCTGCACGCCGCGTTGCGCGCCGTGCTGGGGTCGGGCGTGCGTCAAGCGGGCAGCCTCGTGGCGCCCGAGCGCTTGCGCTTCGACTTCACGCATGGCGCCGCCCTCTCGCCTCAAGAGATTCGCGAGGTCGAGCGACTCGTCAACGCCTGGATCGTCGCGGACTTCCCGGTGCGCTACGCCTACATGAACATCGACGAGGCGCGGACGAGCGGCGCGACTGCCCTCTTCGGCGAGAAGTACGGCGACGTCGTGCGCGTCGTGTCGGTCGAGGGCGGCGTGGGCTTCGAGGACGGCCTCGTGACGAGCAAGGAGCTGTGCGGCGGAGCCCACGTCACGCGTACGGGCGAAATTGGCGCGTTCGTGATCGTGTCCGACGAGAACGTCGCGGCGGGCGTGCGGCGCGTCGAGGCGCTGTGCGGCGAGGCGGCGACGAAGTACGTGCGCGACACCCTCGAGAACGTTTCTCGTGTCGCGGCGACCTTGAATACGGGCGTGGCGGGCTTGGGCGAGCGCGTCTCGGGCTTGCAAGGGCAGATCAAGGACCTCGGCGGTCAGATCGCGGCCCTCAAGCGTCAACTCGCGCAGGCGCAGATGGGCGGCGGCGCGTCGAGCAGCGTGCGCGACCTCGGCGGTTTCAAGGTAGCGTCCTTGCGGCTCAGCGGCGTGGAAGGCAACGAGCTTCGCAGCGCGGCGGACGACCTGCTCGACAAGAGCGGCGCCGATCTCGCCGTGATCGCCGGGGACAAGGGCCTCGTCGTGAAGGCGAGCAAGACGGCCGTGTCGCGCGGCGCGCATGCGGGGCAGCTCATCGGCAAGCTCGCGGCGGCCGGTGGAGGCAAGGGCGGTGGACGTCCTGACATGGCGCAAGCGGGCGTGCAAGACGCCGACGCGGCCTTGGGCGCGCTCGAAAACGCCTTGAGTTGA
- a CDS encoding YsnF/AvaK domain-containing protein translates to MNSNRITAVFSGHQEAESAVAELRRMGVRDDRISILARDGSTGTVASGTSDRPHDEANGAGKGLLAGAGVGALFGLAAAAIPGIGPFITAGTLLSGLGAGLGGAVAGAVVGGAAGSLAGTLAQAGYTEKEAGYYGERVENGAVLVAVDTSGTGNDQAIRDALLRHGGSTHGGDFDNSNVTLSNDSLTSGTMATGTGLGATSGTLGGMSRDSTLSGSSSLSSGTSISSGTYADGDLGSIPTDRRGNYETRYSGYTQDQANSRLTDLDTQLGRADLDETQRLQLLEERLFVEKFRERIGSVEIGKHVETHQQQVSVPLTHTEIVVERHAVTNPTPIEGTVPLGSDSQTIRVDLEAERAQVRKEAYVTEEVEIGKREVSQTQTFTETVGREVLDVNRTGDVEMGTTGLTGTTGTLGTTGTTGVTNTGGLSGTTTGRDDRNLLQRAGDTIDEGVDRLDGKIDRDHNR, encoded by the coding sequence ATGAACTCGAACCGAATTACCGCCGTTTTCTCAGGTCACCAAGAAGCCGAAAGTGCCGTCGCCGAATTGCGCCGTATGGGCGTTCGTGACGACCGCATCTCCATCCTTGCCCGAGACGGCTCGACGGGCACCGTGGCGAGCGGCACGAGCGATCGACCGCACGACGAGGCCAACGGCGCGGGCAAGGGTCTGCTCGCGGGCGCGGGCGTCGGAGCGCTGTTCGGCCTCGCCGCCGCCGCCATTCCCGGCATCGGCCCGTTCATCACGGCGGGCACGCTGTTGTCCGGACTCGGCGCGGGCCTCGGCGGCGCCGTCGCGGGCGCGGTCGTGGGCGGCGCGGCTGGATCGCTCGCGGGAACGCTGGCGCAAGCGGGTTACACGGAAAAGGAAGCCGGCTACTACGGTGAGCGCGTCGAGAACGGCGCCGTCCTCGTGGCCGTCGATACGAGCGGAACGGGGAATGACCAAGCCATCCGCGACGCCTTGCTTCGCCACGGTGGCTCCACCCACGGCGGCGATTTCGACAATTCGAACGTGACGCTCTCCAACGACAGCTTGACTTCGGGCACGATGGCGACCGGCACGGGTCTGGGCGCGACCTCGGGCACGCTCGGCGGCATGTCGCGTGACTCCACGCTGTCGGGTTCCTCGTCGCTGTCGTCGGGCACGAGCATTTCGAGCGGCACGTACGCCGACGGCGACCTCGGCTCCATTCCCACCGACCGCCGAGGCAACTACGAGACGCGCTACTCCGGCTACACGCAAGACCAAGCGAACTCGCGCCTGACGGACCTCGACACGCAACTCGGCCGCGCCGACTTGGACGAGACGCAGCGCCTGCAACTCCTCGAAGAGCGTTTGTTCGTCGAGAAGTTCCGCGAGCGCATCGGCAGCGTCGAAATCGGCAAGCACGTCGAGACGCATCAGCAGCAGGTGTCGGTGCCCCTCACGCACACGGAAATCGTCGTCGAGCGTCACGCCGTCACGAATCCCACCCCGATCGAAGGCACCGTCCCCCTGGGTTCGGACAGCCAAACGATTCGCGTCGACCTCGAAGCCGAACGCGCCCAAGTGCGCAAGGAAGCCTACGTCACCGAGGAAGTCGAGATCGGCAAGCGCGAAGTCAGCCAAACGCAAACGTTCACCGAGACCGTCGGGCGTGAAGTGCTCGACGTGAACCGCACGGGCGACGTCGAGATGGGAACGACCGGCTTGACGGGCACGACCGGCACGCTGGGAACGACCGGCACGACGGGCGTGACGAACACGGGCGGCTTGTCGGGCACGACGACCGGGCGCGACGACCGTAACTTGCTGCAAAGGGCGGGCGACACGATCGACGAGGGCGTCGACCGCCTCGATGGCAAGATCGACCGCGACCACAACCGCTGA